A genomic region of Deltaproteobacteria bacterium contains the following coding sequences:
- a CDS encoding peptidase M24, which produces MLFRKYQIVFFRDNIGLCRKIQCRGWLFALGFLVFLGAVGTNVVLYQYYTRYHVAERELADTIKASQAQKEQLLSLASKIRTLEGDISRIQNFDAKLRVMIDLDPAPAENLSAVGGASSREFVENYLPLHKNELLAKKMHGFLEQLETEARLEEVHQQELAEALRQKRDILSATPSIWPTEGWVTSRFGKRKSPFTGRLEFHKGLDISAPSGTPIFATARGKVVQADRDGGYGKTIIIDHGHGIRTVYSHLSKFAVQKGVEIQRGELIGYVGNTGRSTGSHLHYEVRLNNIPIDPEKYILN; this is translated from the coding sequence ATGCTGTTTCGAAAATACCAGATAGTTTTTTTCAGGGACAACATCGGCCTCTGTCGAAAAATTCAATGCCGAGGATGGTTATTCGCCTTGGGATTTTTGGTATTTCTCGGCGCGGTTGGGACCAATGTTGTCCTCTACCAATATTACACTCGGTACCATGTGGCCGAGAGGGAACTGGCGGACACCATCAAGGCCTCTCAGGCCCAGAAGGAGCAGCTTCTGAGCCTGGCCAGCAAGATACGAACTTTGGAAGGGGACATCAGCCGCATCCAGAATTTTGACGCCAAACTCAGGGTCATGATCGATCTGGACCCGGCTCCTGCCGAGAACCTCAGCGCCGTGGGCGGGGCCAGCAGCAGGGAGTTCGTTGAAAACTATCTGCCGCTCCACAAAAACGAGCTTCTGGCCAAGAAGATGCACGGATTTCTCGAACAGCTCGAGACCGAGGCCCGCCTGGAGGAGGTTCATCAGCAGGAGCTGGCCGAAGCCCTTCGCCAGAAGCGTGATATTTTGTCGGCAACTCCCTCCATCTGGCCCACGGAGGGATGGGTGACCTCACGATTCGGCAAGCGCAAGTCACCGTTCACCGGCCGCTTGGAGTTTCACAAGGGTCTGGATATCAGCGCTCCGAGCGGGACCCCGATTTTCGCCACCGCCAGGGGCAAGGTGGTCCAGGCCGACCGTGACGGCGGTTACGGAAAGACGATCATCATCGACCACGGACACGGCATTCGGACCGTCTATTCTCATCTCAGCAAATTCGCGGTTCAGAAAGGCGTGGAAATCCAGCGCGGAGAGCTGATCGGCTATGTGGGTAACACAGGTAGGAGCACCGGCTCCCACCTCCACTACGAAGTCCGTCTGAATAACATTCCCATCGACCCGGAAAAATATATCCTCAATTGA